The following is a genomic window from Pseudothermotoga thermarum DSM 5069.
AGATCATGTTGACGGCCGGTGTCCATGGGTTGTCGGGATAGTTTTCATCGTAATACCTCAGATCGAAGTAGTATTTTGGACACTTATTTTTCAAAACAACTTCCCAAGCTTTTTTGTTCAAAACTATGAAAGCAAGTCCTGGCGGCATCATGACGCCTTTTTGAGAACCACTTACCACAACGTCAACGCCCCATTCGTCCATTTTCAAAGGTTCGGCAACCAAGCTGCTCACCGCGTCGGTTACCAATATCTTGTCCGTATCCTTTGTTAGCTTTGCTATAGCTTCAAGGTCAATCACTGTTCCAGTTGATGTTTCGCTGTGGGTTGTGAAGATCACCTTTGCATCCGGATGCTCTTTCAAAGCTTTTTCAATTTGTTCGGGTGTAACTGCTTCTCCCCATTCCAAAGCTATTTCCACCACGTTTATTCCGTATGCTTGACAGATTTCTTTCCATCTTTCCCCAAATTTACCCGATACAACAACTATTGCCTTTTCTCCTGGATTCACCAAATTTGTAACGGCCGCTTCCATAGCTCCTGTCCCGGAAGACACAAAAACATACACTCTGTTCGAAGTTTGGAAAAGGTATTTTGCTTCTTCCAGCGTTTGTTCTATGATTTTGAGAAATTGAGGTGTTCTGTGGTGTATAGTCTCTTTGGCACCTGCAAGCAAAACCTCTGGTGGGACAGGAGTAGGTCCTGGAGCCATTATAAAGTTTTTTCTTAGCATAACAAAACCCTCCCTTGATCTTTGTATGAAAAGAATTACCATTCTTGAATTAAGTCTACCATCTTTGGTAAAAAATTCACAAGTGATTTTATTGCCATATTGTTACCGGAAAGTCTGAAAAAACGCTTGATATAATTTTATATAATCTTACGGACCTGTCAACTTAAGAAGGAAAACTGCACTAATAGAAGAAATGGAAATAGCCACTTAACTATGTCCTCAGCCTGTACCTTGTTATCCCTATCACACTCTCAACAAGACTTCTTTCCCCAAACCTCTCATGCTCGTGTTCCCAATATCCCATATTCTTTTTTCTCGCTTCCCAGTACCATGGCCCTTGCTTTGCCTTTCTCTCGTGTCTTACTGACCAACGCATAGATCACTTTCTTCCTCTTAACCTCATTTATGTTCACCTTCATCTCGCCTATAGCTACTACTGCATTGCCTTCTATCTTCTCAGCAAGTATCTCTTCTTTCATTCTTGCCCACCATTTCCTCAAGGCTTCATGACTGACTCCAATTATGGCTGCTGCCTTCCTTAATGCAAGTTCATACTTTCGCCTCATGTGGAACTCTTTGTCTTTGAAAAAGGTTTGGTATAATTTGGTATAGGTACTGGGTGATATTTGTTGTTGTAACTTTCATCTTTACGGGAACCTCCTTTCGGTGAGAAGAGTTGGTTCCCGTTTATTTTATCTTATTCCCCAGCTTAAGTTGACACCTCCCCATATCATATTCTACAATTTCATCAAATAGTTTTGTTGCTGAAAAAAATTGCATGCAAAAAATTGCACAGTGCAATTTCTTGCAGAGAGCAGTGAGGATATTCTTTAAACCATTTTCAGAAGTTACAAATTGTTTGGCACGAAATTGATAAATATAAAAACGGAGGGTGAGCTGCGGTGAAGCTGAGTGAGGAAAAAGTATACAGATTCTCAGAGTTGGCCAATAAGGTTAAAGCATCCATGATAAGAGAACTTTTAAAGTACGCTAACCTTCCAGGTGCAATATCTTTCGGAGGTGGAACTCCTGATCCTGAGACTTTTCCGCGGGAAGAACTTGCACAGTTAGCTGCAGAAGTTATTCAAAAGGAGTACAAGTATACCCTTCAGTACGCCACAACGGAAGGAGATCCAGAGCTTGTAAAGCAGATAATTCATCTGATTAAGCGTGTTTATGATGTCGACGGGGTTGAACCTGAGAATGTTCTTATAACTGCTGGTTCTCAACAAGCACTTGAACTTATAGGGAAAGTGTTGCTTGACAAAGACGATTATGTGATTGTTGGCGACCCAGAATACCTTGGAGCATTAGGTGCTTTTCGAATGAGAGATCCAAGATTTTTGGTTGTGCGTTTTGAAGACGATGGTCCAGATATAAATCAAGTTGAAAGCTACCTTAAAAAACTGGATGCCTCTGGACAAATTCATCGCTTGAAATTTTTGTACCTTGTCTCAAACTTTCAAAATCCATCTGGTATCACCACTTCGCTTGAAAAGCGAAAAGCTTTGGTGGAATTGGCAGAAAAATACGATTTTCTAATCGTTGAAGACGATCCATATGGTGCGTTGAGATTTGAAGGAGAAATGTTACCACCGTTGTTGAAATTTGGTGGTACACAAAGGGTCATTCTATTGAACACGTTCAGCAAAATTCTTTGTCCAGGACTCAGAATAGGAGTTGTGGTTGCAGACAAAACGATAATTAGAAAGCTTGTTCTTGTAAAGCAAAGCACCGATCTCTGTGGTCCTGCGTTGAACATGAGGCTGACTGCAAGGTATCTTGAAAGGTACGATATTTTGCAACAGATAAAACCTGCAATAGAACTTTACAGAAGGAAAAGAGATGTTATGTTGGATGCTTTAAAAGAATATTTTGGAGATGTACCTGGGGCAAAGTGGACAAAGCCAGAAGGCGGTTTGTTTGTTTGGGTGACTTTGCCTGAAGGCTACGACACCATGGAGATGTTCAAATTTGCCGAAGAAAGAAAGGTTTTCTATATCCCCGGGCAAGCGTTTAGACCGTTCGACGAACCATCATCTTCAATGAGAATGTCTTTCTGCTTACCACCGTTCGAAAAAATTGTTGAGGGAGTAAGAAAGTTAAAAGAAGCATTTTTGGCTTACAAAGCTTACAAGGGGTTGAGATGATGTACAGGATATTTGTTATAAATCCAGGTTCAACCTCGACCAAAGTAGCGGTCTATGAAGATGAAGAATGTGTTTATGCAGAAAAAGTTGAACATTCTGTCCAAGATTTGGAAAAATTTCCCGACATCATGGATCAATATTTGTTTAGGAAAGACAACATTTTATCCGCTTTGAAAAAGGTAGGATTCCACGAGGAAGACTTCGACGCAATAGCTGCGCGTGGTGGGATACTCCCACCACTTGAGAGCGGAACGTACCTTGTGGATGAAAGAATGGTAGATTATCTTTTGCATAAATCACCAGTTAAACACGTATCCAACTTAGCTGCGGTTATCGCCTTTGAGATTGCAAAAGGTAGAATACCTGTTTACATAACCGATCCTGTTTCTGTTGACGAGATGATACCTGAAGCAAGGTTATCTGGGATACCGGAAATCGAGCGTAAAAGTCTTTCGCATGCTTTAAACATCAGAGCTGTTTGTAGAAAAGTAGCTAAAATGCTTGAAAAGGATTTCAATCAGTTGAACTTCGTCGTGGCGCATCTTGGCGGGGGCATATCAGTCGCTGCGATTAGAAATGGAAGGATGATAGATGTAAACAACGCAAACGACGAGGGACCGTTTAGTCCAGAAAGAACCGGGGAACTACCGGTGGGAGATGTCGTTCGAATGTGCTTCAGTGGCAAGTACACCAAGGATGAGTTGAAGAAAAGATATGTTGGCAAGGGTGGACTTGTTGCATACCTTGGAACGAACGATTTGAGAGAAGCCTTAAAGAGGGCTGAAAAAGATGACTACGCCAAGTTGATAGTGGAAGCCATGGCTTACCAAATAGCAAAAGAAATAGGAGGAATGTGCGCTGTCTTGTGTGGGAAAGTGGATGGAATAATTTTGACCGGTGGAATGGCTCACAGCGAAAAGTTCACGGAGATGATAAAAGCATACGTCTATAAATTTGCACCAATATTCATCGTTCCAGGTGAATTTGAGCTGGAAGCTCTTGCGCTAGGTGCTTTAAGAGTTTTAAGGGGAGAGGAAACTGCAAAAAGATGGGGTGGTAGTTGATGAGTCGCCTTGGCTGGCTTGTCGATAAGGCAAGAGGATCGAAAAAAAGATTGGTTGTGGCAGCCGCAAACGACGATGTGGTATTAAGTGCTGTAAAAAATGCTTTGGAATACGAATTGGTTCATCCAATTTTGGTGGGACCAGTAAATAAGATCGAACAACTAGCTGAAGAAGTGAAATTGAACCTTTCAAGTTGCGAAATTGTTAATGTTGACGGTGATAAAGTTGTTCAAGTGGCAGTTGACATCGCTTCAAAACAAGGCGATTTGCTCATGAAGGGAAATGTTAAGACAGGCGATCTGATGAAAGTTGTCCTTCAAGAGGAATATGGATTTAGAACAGGTTCAACGATCACCATGGTCAGCGTTTTTGATATACCAACTTACCACAAACTGCTTGCCATCAGTGACGCTGGTATGATAATTGCCCCAACTTTGGAGCAAAAAATAGATATGATAAACGTTTCAGTTCAGGTGATGAAAAAACTTGGTGTTGAAATTCCCAAGGTTGCCGTTTTGGGTGCCATAGAAGTTCCAAACCCGAAGATGCCGGCGACGATAGAAGCAGCAATACTTAGCAAAATGAACGATCGTGGGCAAATAAAAGGTTGTGTAGTTGATGGACCTTTCGCCTTGGACAACGCAATCTCACTTCAAGCGGCAAAGCATAAGGGAATAAACAGCCCTGTGGCTGGAGATGCCGACATATTGATAATGCCCGATATAGAGGCTGGGAACATTTTCTACAAGGCCATGGTTTTCCTTGCAAATGCGAAGGTTGCTTCGGTAATTCTTGGGGCAAGAATACCAATCGTGTTGACATCGAGGGCAGATTCGGATGAAACCAAGCTTTATTCCATCGCGCTTGCATGTCTTCTTTCCTGAGGGGTGAAACACATGTACAAGCTTTTGGTGATAAATCCCGGATCAACTTCAACAAAGCTTGCAATCTTTGAAGATGAGAATCTGGTTCTTTCCGAAACCATAAGACATTCCGTGGAAGAACTTTCGCAGTATCAACGTATATTCGATCAGTATGATTTTCGCAAACGCGTAATTTTGGATTTTTTGACTAAAAGCGGTTACTCAATAAAGGACTTTTCGGCGATCGTAGGAAGAGGCGGACTTTTGAGACCAATACCTAGTGGTACTTACGAGGTTGACGAAAAGATGCTGGAGGAGCTAAGAGAAGCAAGATATGGCGAGCATGCATCAAATTTGGGAGCAGTGATTGCACATGAGCTCGCACAACTTGCCGGTGTCAAAGCTTACATAGTTGACCCAGTTGTCGTCGATGAAATGCAGCCTGTTGCCAGAATTTCTGGACATCCAGATTTTCGCAGAAAATCGATATTTCATGCTTTAAATCAAAAAGCTGTGGCAAGAAAGGCTGCCGAAAGCTTAGGGAAAACTTACGAGGAAGTAAATCTTATTGTCGCGCACATGGGTGGCGGCATTTCGATAGGTGCACATGTCAAAGGAAAGGTTGTGGACGTCAACAACGCTTTGGATGGCGACGGACCATTCACACCAGAAAGAAGTGGAACTTTGCCTTTGACACAGCTTATCGATTTATGCTTTTCTGGAAAGTATTCAAAAGAGTGGATTTTGAAGCGAATAAAGGGAAATGGTGGCTTGGTCGCTTACCTTGGCACAAACAGTGGGCTAGAGGTTCAAGAAAGGATATCAAAAGGTGATAAAGAGGCAGAGCTTGTTTACAGAGCAATGGCTTATCAAATAGCAAAATGGATAGGCAAGATGGCTGCCGCTATGAAAGGAGAAGTAGATGCAATTGTTCTCACAGGTGGTTTAGCCTACGATGAAAGATATCTTGTTCCGTGGTTGAAAGAATACGTTTCTTTCATTGCTCCTGTGATGGTTTTCCCTGGAGGAGATGAAGAAAAAGCTTTAGCTCTTGGTGCTCTCAGGGTTCTAAGGGGACAGGAGAAAGCGAAAAGTTATTTAGAGGAAGCCGAAAGATGGGAAAAAACTACATCTTTATAGGACTTTATGGTTCTGGTAAAACCGAAGTCGCGATAAATTTTGCTTTGAAGCTCAAAGAGCTTTATGAAAATGTTGCAATCGTTGATTTAGATGTCGTTTCTCCATACTTTCGAGTTAGAGATGTCAAAGAGCGATTACAGCAGCGTGGTTTAACGGTGATAACTCCACCTGAGGCTGTTATGAGAGCCGATGTACCTTTGATTGCAACGGCTGTAAGTGGGTATTTGGAAAATCCAAAGTACAAAGTTGTTCTGGATGTCGGTGGAGAAAAAGGAACGATCGTGCTTGGAAGCTTGCGGAACAAACTTGTTGGAGCCACTACTTATTTGGTTGTTAACACTAGGAGGCCTTTCAGTCAAACAGTAGAAGAAGTAGTTAAAACTGCACAGGATTTAGAAGCTTTATCTGGTGTGAAAATAGATTATTTGATAAACAACACAAATTTAGGAGAAAAAACCACTCCACAGATCATTGAAGAAGGAGAAAATGTACTTCAAGAGGCTTCAAAGCTTTTGGATAAACCTGTGGCATATACCGTTGTTGCCGACTGTTTACAGTTCAATGGAAAGTTTGCCGTGTTCCGAATCGAAAGATTCTTAAAAGATAAGGAGGTTAAAGCGTGAAAAGAGCATACATTCAAATTGATTCGGAAAGATGCAAAGGTTGTGGTTTGTGTATAAACGCTTGTCCGCAAAAGATTATTCGCTTTTCACCGCAATTTAATACGAAAGGTTATCACTATGCTCAACAAAATGATCCCGATGGAAAGTGCACGGGCTGCGGCTTTTGCTACATGATGTGTCCTGATACTTGTATAACCGTTTACAAACTTGTTCAAGTGGGGTGAATGGCGTGAAAAAGATAATGATGAAAGGAGTTGAAGCGATCGGAGAAGCCGCAATTAAGGCAGGGTGTAGAAATTATTACGGTTATCCAATAACACCGCAAAACGAGTTGACAGAATACATGGCAAAAAGGCTTCCTGAAGTTGGAGGGATTTTCCTTCAAGCTGAAAGTGAAGTGGCTGCGGTAAACATGGTTTATGGAACCGCCGCGGTGGGGAAAAGAGTTATGACCTCCACATCGTCGCCTGGTTTTAGTTTGATGCAAGAGGGTATTTCTTACATAGCTTGCGCTCAACTTCCAGCAGTTTTTGTAAACGTGATGCGTGGTGGGCCAGGACTGGGCGACATACAACCATCTCAAGGCGATTATTTCCAAGCCACGAAAGGCGGAGGACATGGAGATTACAGGTTGATTGTTTTAGGACCTTCGACAGTTCAAGAAGCAGTGGAGTTGACGATATTAGCTTTCGATTTGGCTGACAAGTACAGAAATCCCGTTTTGATACTGATCGATGGACTTATTGGGCAAATGATGGAACCAGTGGAATTTCCAGATGTACAAATATCTTACGACAACAGCAGCTGGGCTTTGACCGGTGCTTCTGGAAGACCTCCGAGGGTGATCACGTCTTTCAACATAGATCCATACGGTTTGGAAAAGATGAATTTACAACTTCAAGAAAAATACAGGAAAATCGAACAAAACGAGGTTCGTTGGGAAGAGTTTATGACAGACGATGCAGAAATTCTGATCGTTGCGTATGGGTCTGTTGGAAGAATTTGCAAAAGCGTTGTAAAAATGGCTCGAGAGGAAGGATTAAAAGTTGGATTGTTCAGACCAATTACGCTTTATCCTTATCCATATGAACCACTTTCAAAGCTTGCCGATAAAGTTTCACTGATTTTAACAGTTGAAATGAGTTCTGGGCAAATGCTTGAGGACGTAAAGCTTGCAGTTGGACAAAAAACGGATGTGGAATTTTACGGTAGAATGGCTGGCGTTGTTCCTTCTCCAGAGGAAATCCTTCAACATCTAAAAAGTTTTGTCTTTACGGGGAGGCATTGAGAATGAACTACGCTGTGGCTTATAAATCTCCTAATGCCTTGAGCGGAAAGCCATTCACTTACTGTCCAGGTTGCCACCATGGAATCGTTCACCGTTTGGTTGCGGAGGTAATAGACGAACTTGGAATAAGGGAGAAAACAATAGTCGTGGCACCAGTTGGTTGCTCGGTTTTTGCCTATGAGTTCTTCAACCTGGATGGAACTGTTGCACCACATGGAAGGGCAACGGCTGTTGCAACAGGGATGAAAAGAGCTAGACCAGATCTTGTAGTTTTCACCTACCAAGGTGATGGTGATCTGGCGGCTATTGGAACAAGTGAGACGATTCACACCGCCAACCGAGGTGAAAGAGTAACAACGATTTTCATAAACAACGCGATATACGGGATGACTGGTGGTCAAATGGCACCAACGACTTTGATCGGTATGAGAACGACAACAACTCCTTATGGAAGAGAACCGCAAAAAGAAGGTTATCCTCTCCACGTTTGTGAAGTTTTGAAGGAATTGAAAGGCGTAGCATTTTTGGCAAGAACAAAAGTGACAACCCCAAAGGATGTCATTATAACGAAAAGATACATCAAAAAGGCATTTCTTGCGCAATTAAAAGGATTAGGATACAGCTTGGTAGAAGTTCTTTCGACTTGTCCGACAAACTGGGGAATGGATCCAATAACTGCCATGAAATGGCTTGAGGAAAACATGGTCAAAGAATATCCACTTGGAGTTTTTGTTGACAAAGTGGGTGATGAAAAATGACCCACAGCTTTATCATAGCTGGATTTGGCGGACAAGGAGTCATGTTGATGGGACAAATTCTTGCTCAAGCTGCCATGATTGAAGGAAAGAACGTTACTTGGTTTCCATCTTATGGTCCAGAGATGAGAGGTGGAACGGCAAACTGCACGGTTGTGATAAGCGATGAACCAGTTGCTTCACCGGTGGTGGAAAACCCACTTGAGCTTGTCGTGATGAACATACCTTCCCTGCTCAAGTTTGAGCCAAAAGTCAAACCCAGTGGGTATCTTTTTGTGAATTCCTCGGTAGTGGACAGAAAACCAACCAGAAATGACATTCAAGTTTTCGAAATACCAGTTAACGATTTGGCGGAAAAACTTGGAAATGCAAGGGTTGCAAATATGGTGATGCTTGGTGCGGTTGTTCAAGTGACAAAATGTGTGAAACTTGACGCAGTCGTTGAGGCTATCAAGTACAAACTTTCTTCTCGAGGTGAGCAAATAGTTGATTTGAACATTAAAGCGATTTATGAAGGTGTCAGGCACGTAGGCGGATCAGATAGATAACCCCACCCATTGGCCGGAGCAAGCAGCTCCGGCTCTTTTTTTTCATTCGGCGTATATCATTTTCACTGTCATACCACCATCGACGATGAAATTCACACCTGTTATGAAACCAGATTTTGCTTCGTCAGCCAAAAAGAGACAAAGGTTAGCGATGTCCATTGGATCTCCAACTCTTCCTGCTGGATGCTGCAGATGATCTATTTCCCTAAGATTTGGCTCAGTTCTTAACGCTTTTTTCTTCCACCTTGATGTTTCAATCCAACCTGGACTTATGCAAACGACTCGTATTCGATATTTTGCAAGGCTTATTGCCAAAGAGTGTGTCAATGCAACAATTCCTCCCTTCGAGGCTGAATAAGGTTCTGTGTCCGGTTCAGATTGGAAGGCTCTTGTACTTGCAATGTTTATGATTACTCCTCCTTTGTCCTTCATCTTTTCTGCACAGTATCTTGCGCAAAGGTAAGAACCAGAGAGGTTGACTTGAATGACACGGTTCCATTCCTCGAAGGTTCTTTCAAAAATACTCTTTGTTGAGCTGATAGCAGCGTTGTTTACAAGAATATCTATCCTCTCATAAAGCTCAAAGGTTCTTTCAACCATCTTTTTCACAGATTCTTCGTTCGCTACATCGGTTTGGATGAACGTTGCATCAAAACCTTGGTTTTTCAAAAGTTCTTCTCTTTCTTTCCCTGCCTCTTCATCGATTTCCGCAAGCACAACCTTTATTCCGTTTTCACAAAAAAGTTGTGCTATCGCTGCTCCTATTCCCTGTCCACCACCTGTTATGATGGCAACTTTCCCTTGAAGCACTTTGAACACCTCCTTAGTTCAGAAATTTGAACCGATAGAATCCCAGGAAATATTTGTTTCTTTCGGAAACTTCCCAAGAAGGATCAAACGAAGAAAGAGATTCAAGTTTCACAAGTCTCAGTTCCCCTGTTGACTGATTTATCGGTCCTGTGTGGTACAAAATCCAATCTTGATCAGTTCCCAGTTTTCCAAGATATATCATCGTGTGATAAGGCATTTCGAAATCTTCAGGATGCATGAAAACTAAAACATCCCCTGGTAAAGCGTGTTTCACATCTTTTGAAACGAATCTCATGGAACATTCAACAAGTATCCTTGCAACTGCAAACGTACCAAATTCATCGGGACTGTTATATCTTCCTTTCACTATTCTAAACAGCTTATCTCCGATCAAGGGTAGATGTGGATAGTTGTATTTCTCAACGTCTGGTAAAATTGGTCCTTTATAACCTGATCGTTTAAGCCAATTAGAATCGTGTTTCCGCAAAGCTTCCCTTGCGCAGAATCTTATCAAACCTGCACAATCTCTTTCTTTTTCGTTCCAGATTGCAGAATCGTTCATGAAAACGTCAAGAGCAATGTTTATGAACCAGTTTCTGAATCTTGCGCTGTCTTTTTGGTCAAGTTCAAGCGAATCTGGATAGCCATCCTCATCGCTGTCATCTGTGCAAGCATGAAAGTAAAGAACCGTCTTTGCAGTTCTTTTCAACGGTCCAAAATTCTCAAAGTAGAGTTCAACCGTTTCTCCAGGTCTTGCTTTCGGAACATAAATCGTATTTCTTCGCACTTTTACAGGTCTGTTAGCGTACACTATAGTCAAGGAGACAGAAGCAGGAATTTCAATGTTTTCCACATTTTTTAACACAAATTCAGTCTGAAATACCTTCGCTTGAAAGAGCATTGAATCAATTATTACCATTACTACTAAGAATGCGATAACGATCAAAAAGATCAGGTATTTCCTCATACCTTACCTCCGAAAGAAATCTTTGAAGATAAAGTCTGCTTTTTCCGCTGATCTCATTTGGTTTTGTACCAAGAATGTACAGTATAAAGCCTTCTTCAAGCCATTCAGGTAGATTGAAATTCTTTTGAATCAAATGGTGAAGAACCTCGTGCAACAAAGTTTCTTCAAAAACTCCTTTTGCCTTTAAAATTCGAAAAGGCTGAGTGATTATCAAATTACTCACGTAGACTGCACCTGTGCTGTAAGGTTTTTTTGTCAACTCGTTGAATTCCTTCAGAGTATCGCATTCGACGATCAAAAGATTGATATCAGGCTCTATTTTGAGCATTTGACAAATCCTGTGAATTTTCATCAGAAAATCTGAGCTGAGCAGACCATCCTCAAGGATTTTTTCCAACCTTACAAACCTCAAACCATACACCGATGTCAAGTTCATCAGGATCAGAATGACCATAAAGACCTTTGTAGTACATCGAATAAGCCCTTGCCGGCAATATTTTGTAAAGACCATTTGCAGTTGCCCTCCAGTAGTAACTCATCTTCATCGAGGAGTACTGTGTTGCGAAGAAAACAACTCTGTCCATGTGTATCTCCCTTGAAGCAAACCAATATCTCCATTCTCTGTACCATCTGTAATCGAACTTCGAAAACTCTCCAAGAACTTTTT
Proteins encoded in this region:
- a CDS encoding pyridoxal-phosphate-dependent aminotransferase family protein — protein: MLRKNFIMAPGPTPVPPEVLLAGAKETIHHRTPQFLKIIEQTLEEAKYLFQTSNRVYVFVSSGTGAMEAAVTNLVNPGEKAIVVVSGKFGERWKEICQAYGINVVEIALEWGEAVTPEQIEKALKEHPDAKVIFTTHSETSTGTVIDLEAIAKLTKDTDKILVTDAVSSLVAEPLKMDEWGVDVVVSGSQKGVMMPPGLAFIVLNKKAWEVVLKNKCPKYYFDLRYYDENYPDNPWTPAVNMIYMLNQSIKMIKEEGIENIWNRHRILGEATRSAVKALGLELFSKRPGNVVTAVTAPQGIDPKKVTKIMRDKYGVTIAGGQEHLANKIFRIAHLGYVSIFDTITAISALEFTLHELGYPVTFGKGVAAAMEVFNREGVAG
- a CDS encoding aminotransferase-like domain-containing protein; amino-acid sequence: MKLSEEKVYRFSELANKVKASMIRELLKYANLPGAISFGGGTPDPETFPREELAQLAAEVIQKEYKYTLQYATTEGDPELVKQIIHLIKRVYDVDGVEPENVLITAGSQQALELIGKVLLDKDDYVIVGDPEYLGALGAFRMRDPRFLVVRFEDDGPDINQVESYLKKLDASGQIHRLKFLYLVSNFQNPSGITTSLEKRKALVELAEKYDFLIVEDDPYGALRFEGEMLPPLLKFGGTQRVILLNTFSKILCPGLRIGVVVADKTIIRKLVLVKQSTDLCGPALNMRLTARYLERYDILQQIKPAIELYRRKRDVMLDALKEYFGDVPGAKWTKPEGGLFVWVTLPEGYDTMEMFKFAEERKVFYIPGQAFRPFDEPSSSMRMSFCLPPFEKIVEGVRKLKEAFLAYKAYKGLR
- the buk gene encoding butyrate kinase, with the protein product MYRIFVINPGSTSTKVAVYEDEECVYAEKVEHSVQDLEKFPDIMDQYLFRKDNILSALKKVGFHEEDFDAIAARGGILPPLESGTYLVDERMVDYLLHKSPVKHVSNLAAVIAFEIAKGRIPVYITDPVSVDEMIPEARLSGIPEIERKSLSHALNIRAVCRKVAKMLEKDFNQLNFVVAHLGGGISVAAIRNGRMIDVNNANDEGPFSPERTGELPVGDVVRMCFSGKYTKDELKKRYVGKGGLVAYLGTNDLREALKRAEKDDYAKLIVEAMAYQIAKEIGGMCAVLCGKVDGIILTGGMAHSEKFTEMIKAYVYKFAPIFIVPGEFELEALALGALRVLRGEETAKRWGGS
- a CDS encoding bifunctional enoyl-CoA hydratase/phosphate acetyltransferase; translated protein: MSRLGWLVDKARGSKKRLVVAAANDDVVLSAVKNALEYELVHPILVGPVNKIEQLAEEVKLNLSSCEIVNVDGDKVVQVAVDIASKQGDLLMKGNVKTGDLMKVVLQEEYGFRTGSTITMVSVFDIPTYHKLLAISDAGMIIAPTLEQKIDMINVSVQVMKKLGVEIPKVAVLGAIEVPNPKMPATIEAAILSKMNDRGQIKGCVVDGPFALDNAISLQAAKHKGINSPVAGDADILIMPDIEAGNIFYKAMVFLANAKVASVILGARIPIVLTSRADSDETKLYSIALACLLS
- the buk gene encoding butyrate kinase, giving the protein MYKLLVINPGSTSTKLAIFEDENLVLSETIRHSVEELSQYQRIFDQYDFRKRVILDFLTKSGYSIKDFSAIVGRGGLLRPIPSGTYEVDEKMLEELREARYGEHASNLGAVIAHELAQLAGVKAYIVDPVVVDEMQPVARISGHPDFRRKSIFHALNQKAVARKAAESLGKTYEEVNLIVAHMGGGISIGAHVKGKVVDVNNALDGDGPFTPERSGTLPLTQLIDLCFSGKYSKEWILKRIKGNGGLVAYLGTNSGLEVQERISKGDKEAELVYRAMAYQIAKWIGKMAAAMKGEVDAIVLTGGLAYDERYLVPWLKEYVSFIAPVMVFPGGDEEKALALGALRVLRGQEKAKSYLEEAERWEKTTSL
- a CDS encoding cobyric acid synthase CobQ — its product is MGKNYIFIGLYGSGKTEVAINFALKLKELYENVAIVDLDVVSPYFRVRDVKERLQQRGLTVITPPEAVMRADVPLIATAVSGYLENPKYKVVLDVGGEKGTIVLGSLRNKLVGATTYLVVNTRRPFSQTVEEVVKTAQDLEALSGVKIDYLINNTNLGEKTTPQIIEEGENVLQEASKLLDKPVAYTVVADCLQFNGKFAVFRIERFLKDKEVKA
- a CDS encoding 4Fe-4S binding protein, coding for MKRAYIQIDSERCKGCGLCINACPQKIIRFSPQFNTKGYHYAQQNDPDGKCTGCGFCYMMCPDTCITVYKLVQVG
- a CDS encoding 3-methyl-2-oxobutanoate dehydrogenase subunit VorB → MKKIMMKGVEAIGEAAIKAGCRNYYGYPITPQNELTEYMAKRLPEVGGIFLQAESEVAAVNMVYGTAAVGKRVMTSTSSPGFSLMQEGISYIACAQLPAVFVNVMRGGPGLGDIQPSQGDYFQATKGGGHGDYRLIVLGPSTVQEAVELTILAFDLADKYRNPVLILIDGLIGQMMEPVEFPDVQISYDNSSWALTGASGRPPRVITSFNIDPYGLEKMNLQLQEKYRKIEQNEVRWEEFMTDDAEILIVAYGSVGRICKSVVKMAREEGLKVGLFRPITLYPYPYEPLSKLADKVSLILTVEMSSGQMLEDVKLAVGQKTDVEFYGRMAGVVPSPEEILQHLKSFVFTGRH
- a CDS encoding thiamine pyrophosphate-dependent enzyme, translated to MNYAVAYKSPNALSGKPFTYCPGCHHGIVHRLVAEVIDELGIREKTIVVAPVGCSVFAYEFFNLDGTVAPHGRATAVATGMKRARPDLVVFTYQGDGDLAAIGTSETIHTANRGERVTTIFINNAIYGMTGGQMAPTTLIGMRTTTTPYGREPQKEGYPLHVCEVLKELKGVAFLARTKVTTPKDVIITKRYIKKAFLAQLKGLGYSLVEVLSTCPTNWGMDPITAMKWLEENMVKEYPLGVFVDKVGDEK
- a CDS encoding 2-oxoacid:acceptor oxidoreductase family protein → MTHSFIIAGFGGQGVMLMGQILAQAAMIEGKNVTWFPSYGPEMRGGTANCTVVISDEPVASPVVENPLELVVMNIPSLLKFEPKVKPSGYLFVNSSVVDRKPTRNDIQVFEIPVNDLAEKLGNARVANMVMLGAVVQVTKCVKLDAVVEAIKYKLSSRGEQIVDLNIKAIYEGVRHVGGSDR
- a CDS encoding glucose 1-dehydrogenase, which encodes MLQGKVAIITGGGQGIGAAIAQLFCENGIKVVLAEIDEEAGKEREELLKNQGFDATFIQTDVANEESVKKMVERTFELYERIDILVNNAAISSTKSIFERTFEEWNRVIQVNLSGSYLCARYCAEKMKDKGGVIINIASTRAFQSEPDTEPYSASKGGIVALTHSLAISLAKYRIRVVCISPGWIETSRWKKKALRTEPNLREIDHLQHPAGRVGDPMDIANLCLFLADEAKSGFITGVNFIVDGGMTVKMIYAE
- a CDS encoding DUF1175 domain-containing protein encodes the protein MRKYLIFLIVIAFLVVMVIIDSMLFQAKVFQTEFVLKNVENIEIPASVSLTIVYANRPVKVRRNTIYVPKARPGETVELYFENFGPLKRTAKTVLYFHACTDDSDEDGYPDSLELDQKDSARFRNWFINIALDVFMNDSAIWNEKERDCAGLIRFCAREALRKHDSNWLKRSGYKGPILPDVEKYNYPHLPLIGDKLFRIVKGRYNSPDEFGTFAVARILVECSMRFVSKDVKHALPGDVLVFMHPEDFEMPYHTMIYLGKLGTDQDWILYHTGPINQSTGELRLVKLESLSSFDPSWEVSERNKYFLGFYRFKFLN